In Epinephelus fuscoguttatus linkage group LG15, E.fuscoguttatus.final_Chr_v1, a genomic segment contains:
- the LOC125902009 gene encoding C-C motif chemokine 20-like, with translation MAPRGMIAVTTVLLCLILGLLGPAPAALGSSTGRFCCTRYNRKPVPFQRIKGYREQTTKENCHIEAIIFYTIRKNEICATRKDEWVRKTLELLSSKLKKMSQPGSAADDGTTKNRVKPSFNDGSGFLGSTAETFLNSTDSFY, from the exons ATGGCTCCCAGAGGTATGATCGCCGTGACAACCGTTCTCCTCTGCCTCATACTGGGCCTGCTCGGTCCAGCTCCAGCTGcct tgggCTCCAGTACAGGCAGATTCTGTTGTACGAGATacaacaggaagccagtgcccTTCCAGCGCATAAAGGGCTACAGAGAACAAACCACCAAGGAAAACTGCCACATCGAGGCGATCAT TTTCTACACGATCAGGAAGAATGAGATATGTGCGACACGCAAGGATGAGTGGGTGAGAAAAACTCTGGAATTACTCAG TTCAAAACTGAAGAAGATGTCCCAGCCTGGCTCTGCTGCAGATGACGGAACGACGAAGAATAGGGTAAAGCCTTCGTTTAATGATGGAAGTGGATTTTTGGGCAGTACTGCTGAAACCTTCCTGAACAGCACGGACAGTTTCTACTAG